Sequence from the Panicum virgatum strain AP13 chromosome 5N, P.virgatum_v5, whole genome shotgun sequence genome:
CCTGAGTCAGCGGCGCCGCGGCTGTCGCCGCTCTGGTGGGCGGAGCTGGAGCTACTGTCGGTGAAGTCAACTTAGTGGAGAACGCTGTATACTGATTACTGTACAAACGTGTTGTAACACCCCCTCCCTAACAAGATCACGTATGCATTGTATGCGAGGCTCATGATGTTGTTGATGCTGTCAGCTAGCATTTTTACCGAGTGTAAGTGGCCATCGTTGACGGCAGAGAAATGTTCGTGAAAATGTGATAAATATGACTCATGTACATGCTGATCGTTCACAAAAACGAGGGGAATATAGTGACTTGTATAATTTCTGTAATTTCAAACTTTGGTAACTGTATAGAAATAAAACAAATGGCTGGTGTTGCCACTTTGCCACTCACATAGCAATGTCAGGAGGTCTTCAGTTTCTGCATATCATTTCTACATACTAGGAGGTTAAACAAATGACCGGTTCAATGCCGGCAATTCTGATTCATTGCACGACCAAGGTCTTATGACAAACCATGTACTGACATTACAGAATTGTACATCTTCCTTTTACTTTTATCGAAATTTATACAAACCGGGtcgattctttcttctttttagcTGCATTTGAGTATTTGGCATTCACTCGTTGAGTACATCTCCCGCCTCTAATCACACTTTTTGCAAATACCCCTCCCACTGTCTGTGCGCTGccctttggatgttgatccagtTATTCGGATTGAAATTTGCACGGTTTGTACAAAAAAGTTGGTTTATACCGGGTACATTTCCCTATAAAAAATCAAAGCAAATTCATGTTAGGAGTAGAATTCTTTTCTATTGCTTGCACAACTGTCAGGAGTTTGCTTGTAGAGCAGCTTCCAGAGAGTCTGATGAAGTCCAGCAGCAGTTGCCTCCGGGTCCGGGGGTTCGGCAGCAGTGGACTTTGGGTTCATCCATCGTGGCCGTCGTCTTCAGTCATCGACAGATTCGAACTGAaagcgaggcggcggaggcgcccctCTTGGCCCGGCTGCCGCTGTGTTCACACGGAGGaaccagatcagcagacagcacCGAAGGAAGGCACCAGCGCAATCGAATCCAGGGGGAggaggatggcggcggccgtggcctcGCTGTACCGGCGGGTcctcccgtcgccgccggcggtggaCTTCGCCTCGCCGGAGGGCAAGCGCCTCTTCGCGGAGGCCCTGGCGGCGGGCACCATGGAGGGCTTCTTCCCCCTGGTCTCCTGCTTCCAGACGCAGTCGGAGCCGGCCTTCTGCGGCCTCGCCTCCCTCGCCGTCGTCCTCAACGCGCTCGCCATCGACCCCGGCCGCCGCTGGAAGGGGCCCTGGCGGTGGTTCGACGAGTCCATGCTCGACTGCTGCGAGCCCCTCGACAAGGTCAAGGCCGAGGGCATCACCTTCGCCAAGGTGGCCTGCCTCGCGCGCTGCTCCGGCGCCGACGTTCAGTCCTTCCGCGCCAACCGGGTCACCATCGACGACCTACGACGGCATCTCCTCCGATGCGTCGCCTCCCAGGACTGCCATCTCATCGCCTCCTACCACAGGCAGACTTTCAAACAGGTTATGCTAAATTCCCCAATCCCCTATGGAATTCCTCTAGTCCGCATCACATGATCAGTCTCCCTTTTCCTCTCACGCACACATTCCTGATTACTTGTACAGTTGTACTAGTTGATCTCTTGCAATTCATTACCCATTAGATTAGATTGCATTAGATTGGATTGTTGAGTTCGTCATCCTCCATTGCATACATCATTTTTCTGTGTATGACACTTATGCGTGCCTTGTGCAATGAAGCAGACTGGAACTGGGCATTTCTCCCCAATCGGTGGCTACCATGCTGGAGAGGATATGGCTCTCATCTTGGATGTCGCTCGCTTCAAATACCCTCCCCATTGGGTTCCCGTGGAACTTCTTTGGGATGCCATGAATACTACTGATGACTCAACCGGATTTCTTAGGGGGTCTCTACTGCCAACCTTCctcttactttctcttcatcaTTTTTCTCTTGGGACATGCTAATCTCAAGATACCCGTACCTTTTACTGAACATCAAGTTTAAAAATAGTGTTTGTGCATAATACATACAGATATATACACTTTAATGTCATATTGTTTGTATGCAATTTCCTACCCTTTGGAAAAAATTCAGTGATGCTTCACCTTTCCTCAGTCCGATTCAATTAGTCAGTAATCTGTCTTGACTTTTAATCATGCCATTTTAAGGTGTTGGCATCTTTATACTTAATAGGTTCATGCTTGTATCAAGAAAGACAGCTGCCCCTTCATCGTTGTACACAGTGGTAAAATACCAATGCACGGTCAGTTGAGTTTGTATGAAGCATTTGATGTAGTTTTCATTCCTCAGTAGTTTCAGTTTTCTGCAGAGTTGCAGGGATGAGAACTGGAAAAGTATAGCAAAGTACTGTGCTGAAGATTTACCAAATCTTTTGAAGGGAGAGAATCTAGATAATGTTCAAACACTTTTCTCCCGTTTAATTGAGTCTCTTCCAGCTGATGCTGAAGCTTTGATCAAATGGGTTGTTGAAGTTAGGAGAAAGGAGGAAGGGGGACCAAGCTTAAGCAAAGAGGAGAAAGAAAGGCTTTTCTTGAAGGTGACATTTCCAGATTTCCATTTCATTCTCTGATGCTGTGTCGGTCTTTTGCTCCCTTATGTAACACACCTTGTGTTCACTTGCAGGAAAATGTTCTACAACAAGTTCGTGATACCAGACTATTTGCCATAGTCTACGACCAGCAATATGCTAATAACTCATGTTGTAATTGCTCATCATCGAGCGAAGAAGATTCCCTTACTAGGATTGCAGCTGCCGTATGCTGTCAGGGAGCTGCGGTGCTATCAGGAAACCTTGCATCAAGAAATGGTTTCTGCTGCAAAGAAACATGTTTAAAATGTGTCCAAGCGAATGGTGACGGCCTTAAGACTGTTATCTCAGCCTCTGTGGTATCTGAAGGCAATGAACAGGGTGTTGATATTCTTTTACCAATGTCTTCGCCTGGTTCCAGTTTGTGCAATTCAAACTTGAAGAAGAATGCCGTGAAATATCCTTCAAGTGCAGATGTTCTGACTGTTCTTCTGCTGGCATTACATCCCAACACATGGTTGGGCATCAAAGATGAGAAGCTTAAAGCTGAACTTCAGATTCTTGTTTCAATAGACAATCTACCTGATGATCTTAAACGAGAGGTCTGTTCTCAAAATCAAAGCTTGCTTGTCTGCATACCTTTGCTCCATAGCATAATATTTTcctggaaaagaagttgcatATCTATTTTCTTTTGTGGAAGTCATGTCAGGCTTTAGATGTCTACATGGGTTGGGGCTATTTTTGATTCACCCTCCTCACTCTGGCTAGTAGGGTCAAGGCGGGGAGGGTTGGTATTAATTAGTCAATGTTGCTCTGGTAGAAGGTGCAAGGCAGAGCATGAGCATGGTTGGATTGGGACAGAGCTGGTGCAGGGGCGAGATCTAAAACTCTACTAACTACCAAGCTTTGAGCGAAGTGGATATTATCATATACACTTTTAATTGTGAAACTTGAAACTATCCCAAGCCCATCACTGGCACTACAAACAAAATGACGCAGACACAAAGACAACAATCATGCATGCTTACATTCATGAACTTAATTTTTTTAGACCAAAGGACACCCTTGGCCCTGCTTCTATTGAAAGCATCAGATAAACGGTTTTGCTGGGGGCACCAGCTTACAAGTTCAGCTCACGGTCAAAGGTCCGCAACAGAAAGGAAAGCTAAAAGTTAAAGGTTGGCAGGATGTAACGTTGAAGTTGACTTAtttgagttgtgatacatgtaGTCTGTTTCCTCCAAATCTGGAGCTCGAAATTCTCCGCACACCATATTACACTTGAAGCCCAGACTGCATATGACCTGTATATATAGAAAATTTTAAGAACCACTGTCTCTCCACAATTGAATGTTATTTTAAATAATCTTCCtctgtctgttttgtttaaatAATTCCTCCTTTTCATTCCATAGCTTGTTCCATTATTATCACGTTAGAGAAGATACTATATGTATTTTGTTTCCTTTTGATAAATATGAATTCTTAAAGCTTTTGTTATTGTGGGTAGAGTAACTAGTGAATCTTGTGTGCTGACAGATAATGCATCTAAGGCGGCAACTTTATTATCTGAAGGCTTGTAAAGAAAAGGaggaagatgatggtgatgatccACCATCACCTAAGTATCAATGCTAAAGAGGGAATGTGCCCACGGCATAAATTTATTTTCCAGAAATTCATGTCAAGAGAAAAGTTGTGCGAGAGTGGTTCTTGACTATAGTGAACAGAATTATGGTAGGAATGATGATGTATATCTTATTGATGAGATCCGATGTAACTCCCCGCTTGCACGAAGTGGCTATGCGCAGACTTAATTACTTTACTTACTGGAAATAGAAAAGTTAAAAGAGTGGTTTTTGACAATGGTAAAAAGCAAAATTTTGACATTAGTTGTTATGACTGGCATCACGTACCAGCAGATAAGGTTTGGTGAACAGTAATGAATTTCTCATTACACAACAGTGTGGGAGCTAGAATGCAGAGAGGTTTATTGTGTAACCAAAGGATCTTCCCAAAAGAGAGTCCTTTTGCCATTGTTAACTTCTAGCTTCCTTCCTCATAAGTAATAGCATCTCACACTGAGGAGATCAGACCACAAGGGGGAGTCATTAATTCTGTGTTTGATTGAGCTGAGCGCACCCCCTCTGAAATACTTGGCTTTCACAATGTCCTGTCAAAGACCTTTTTCGTTGTTCAGTTTCCACCACCACTTACATAATATACTGGCATTTATCTTCCTAATACTTTTAATGCCCATACCCCCTTTTTCTTTGCTTTGGCAAATTGTGCTCCATTTAACCAAGTGGTATTCTCTTCATGCTATTGCCTTCCCAGAAGAAAGTTCTTCTTTGCTTATCAAGTTTAGCCATTACAGTTTTTGGCAAGAGATACATCGACATGTGATATATGAAAGTAGTAGATAAACTTGAATTTATCATAATGGTCCTGCCAGCAATTGACATGGAACTGCCTTTCCAAGTCATCAACTTTGCATTCTTTTCAACAAGGTTATCCCAGTCTCTAACACATATAGTCTACCAGGACTAATAGGAACACCAAGGTACTTTATTGGGAAGGAGCCAACCTGACAGTTAAAGATGTATGCAAAGGATAGGCATTTATCCAGGTCACCATGGATTAGAAGCACCTCACTTTTGATGAAATTGATATTTAAGCCAGACATCATCTCATACAAGTAGAGGAGAAGTTTCATGTTCCTAGCCATGTCCAAATTATCTTTGAGACAAATAATGATATCATCTGCACATTGCAGAATAATCACTCCTCCAGATACCAGATTGTCAGCTAAACCACACAACAGATTATTTCTTTGTGCTTGTTTGACCATTCTAGAAAGACAATCAGCAACAAAATTAAAGAGGATTGGGGATAAAGGATCCCCTGTCTGACCTCTTTATAACTCACAAAGTAAGGCCCTTCTTTATTGTTCAGTTTAACATACATAGTGCCCCCAGAAACTAACATTTTGATCCACTGACACCAGGTATCACAAAAGTCCCATAATTTTAGGCAAACATTTGCTAGGCCCATGCTGCTTCTACCAAGGCAAACTGTAGGTCTGTACCTCCTTCATTGCTTTATACAGTGGTAAGTAAACACGCCAATGCTTGGCGTGTTGAATATAAATGGACGCATTTGATGTTGTTTTCTTTTGCTCATTACTTCCTATTCTGCAGAGTTGCAGATACGAACCTTGGAAAACAATGGGGGCAATATTCCAAATCTTTCGAGGGCGGAGAATCCAGAAAACAGAATGGGACAATATTCCAAATCTTTTGACGCATGGCTGAGAATCCAGAAAACTCTTTTGTCCCGTCCAGCTAATGCTTGGGCTTTGATCAAATTGGTTGTTGAAGTTCCGAGAAAAGCGAAAGGTCAGACAAGCTTTGGGCAAAGGGAACAAAGAAAGGTCAGACAAGCTCTTCCATTTCATTTTTCTGATGCTGCCCCAAGCTTCTGCTCCCTTTGTTTACACAATGTTCATTTGCGGGAAAACGTATCATCGCGAGTCCGCAATCTACTGTACAAGCCCTTGTAATTGCTCATTTTCAGGTGAAGAAGATTCTCTTATAATAATTGCAGCCAATGTGTGCTGTCAAGGAGCTGCAATGTTCTCATATAGCCTTGCATCAGGAAATTACAGCGGCGCTTACCTTCTCTTCCGTACGATGATATCAGTCAGACCTTGCATTTCAAAAACATTGAcatctttatttattatctgTTACTGGTTCACGCTTGTATCAAAGGCACAGGCACAATGTAGCCTCGTACTCATGGAAGTCTCGCCTTCGCAGACGACAAGACAAGGGGGAAAAACAAACAGTGAGACGAGAATATTGAATCTTGCCATCCGAAAACGAGAGAAGAAAAGCATTGGAgccggagaggagaggagatgcCTGTGCAATTCGAATTTGAGTTTTTCCTCAAAAAAAATTCGAATTTGAGTTCGCATTTGTTTTTGCTGCTGAGTGTCTGCAGGGACGAATCAGAGCAGCATCGACAGCGATAtcgcggcgggcgggcgagaGAGCATCCAGGGCAGGAGTATGGCGACGGTGCCGTCCCTGTACAGGCGGGTcctcccgtcgccgccggcggtggaCTTCACCTCGCCGGACGGCAAGCGCCTCTTCGCGGAGGCCCTCGAGGGCGGCACCATGGAGGGCTTCTTCAGCCTCGCCTCCTGCTTCCAGACGCAGTCCGAGCCGGCCTTCTGCGGCCTCGCCTCCCTCGCCGTCGTCCTCAACGCGCTCGCCATCGACCCCGGCCGGCGCTGGAAGGGCCCCTGGCGGTGGTTCGACGAGTCCATGCTCGACTGCTGCAAGCCCCTCGACAAGGTCAAGGCCCAAGGCATCACCTTCGGCAAGGTCGCCTGCCTCGCGCACTGCTCCGGCGCCGACGTTCAACCCTTCCGCGCCAACCAGATCACCGTCGAtgacctccgccgccacctcatCCGCTGCACCTCCTGTCGGGACTGTCATCTCATCGCTTCCTATCACAGGAAGCCTTTGAAGCAGGTGAGATCCTATCTGCACCACTGTTCTACCACCCAAATCAATACTCCTCCTCCAGTCATTTTATTTCAGACAACAAATCCAAGCTAAGCTTGATGCCTGAAATGTCATATAAATATGAACAGAGGGATTAAAATATGTCGCTTTCTCCCATTATATACATTAGGTTCAGATCTGATTAATAATTCACAAAGAGATGAGATCGCAGCAGGTGGATTGTTTGAGTTGCTCGTCGTCCACTGCAtaaatatatatctatataaaCTGAAGCGTGCCATGGCCAAATGTTGCAGACCGGGACCGGGCATTTCTCCCCAATTGGTGGCTACCATGCCGGACAGGATATGGCGCTCATCTTGGATGTTGCCTGCTTCAAATACCCTCCTCATTGGGTTCCACTGCCACTTCTTTGGGAAGCCATGAACACGATTGATGAATCAACCAGACTTGTCAGGGGGtctcttctcttttctcttctccatcttcctcttgaatcttgatcatgTCCATCTTTCCTTAATCGGCACTTATGAAGTTGGGATTGCTGTCTTGTTATCTAGGCTAGCATCTCTTACACCTATGCTAGTTAGAACTTTGGGATAGGATTTACTGATTATGAGGATATAGTAGAAGCGTCGGTCACTGCAGTGATTGCAGAGGATCTCAATCCTGCTTGAGGGCTTGTATTACCTTGGGGCCTGGTTGCACTAAACATCATCTTTTGTTTTGGACTAGAAACTGTTGTAATTTAGTTCATTTGTTCTTGAGAAACATAATTGCAGGGAGGCACATCGGGCACACTTTTTTTCAGTTACAAATTTCAACTGgtttaatttattttatatCTGTGATGCTTATAACAAAATACTGTGTTAATGTTTCCTCCAGGGCTGTGCTAATATTAAGCTAGTTGTTCTTCTGTGACTGTAGTGAGTATAAAAACCCTGCTCTGCTTGCACCATATCTTAATGTCACATTGCTCATATGAAGTTTTCTTCCATATGATCATACTAGTCACTTGTAGACCTTACATTTTAAAACATCGGTATCTTTATAATCTGTTAGGTTCATGCTTATATCAAGGCACAATGCAGCTCCCTCGGCACTTTACACAGTGGTAAAAACATTGATGTTTGCTCTGTGGAATGTAAATGGATGCATTTGATGATGTAGTTTTCTTTTGCTCATTACTTTCAGTATCCTGCAGAGTTGCAGAGATGAAAGCTGGAAAAGCATGGCAAAATATTGCGTTGAAGATTTACCAGATCTTTTGAAGGCTGAGAGTCTTGGCAATGTTCGAACAATTTTGTCCCGTTTTATTGATTCTCTTCCTGCTAATGCTGGATCTTTTATCAAATGGGTTGTCAAAGTTAGGAGAAAAGAGGACGAAGGATCATGCTTAAGCAAAGAGAAGGAAAGGCTTTCTGTGAAGGTCgttttcacatttcatttttCACTGCTCGATCAAAGCTTTTGCTCCCTAAGTAACACGCCTTGTGATCACCTGCAGGAAAATGTATTACAGCAAGTTCGTGATACCAAGCTATTTATGATAGTCCATGACCTGCAATGTGCTCATATCCAATGTTGTAATGGTTCGTCATCAAGTGAAGATTCCGTTACTAGGATTGTGGCCTCTGTGTGTAGTCAAGGAGCCGCAATGCTATCAGGAAAACTTGCATCAAGTGATGGTTTCTGCTGCAGGGAAACACGCTTCAAAGGTAAAG
This genomic interval carries:
- the LOC120675585 gene encoding glutathione gamma-glutamylcysteinyltransferase 1-like, which translates into the protein MAAAVASLYRRVLPSPPAVDFASPEGKRLFAEALAAGTMEGFFPLVSCFQTQSEPAFCGLASLAVVLNALAIDPGRRWKGPWRWFDESMLDCCEPLDKVKAEGITFAKVACLARCSGADVQSFRANRVTIDDLRRHLLRCVASQDCHLIASYHRQTFKQTGTGHFSPIGGYHAGEDMALILDVARFKYPPHWVPVELLWDAMNTTDDSTGFLRGFMLVSRKTAAPSSLYTVSCRDENWKSIAKYCAEDLPNLLKGENLDNVQTLFSRLIESLPADAEALIKWVVEVRRKEEGGPSLSKEEKERLFLKENVLQQVRDTRLFAIVYDQQYANNSCCNCSSSSEEDSLTRIAAAVCCQGAAVLSGNLASRNGFCCKETCLKCVQANGDGLKTVISASVVSEGNEQGVDILLPMSSPGSSLCNSNLKKNAVKYPSSADVLTVLLLALHPNTWLGIKDEKLKAELQILVSIDNLPDDLKREIMHLRRQLYYLKACKEKEEDDGDDPPSPKYQC